A DNA window from Daucus carota subsp. sativus chromosome 3, DH1 v3.0, whole genome shotgun sequence contains the following coding sequences:
- the LOC108213825 gene encoding B3 domain-containing transcription factor VRN1, with protein MTKTLNRSRRNPSFMKLLFSDFSKKLLIPPKFARLHPGTLPKKCTLKPTGTQSSWPVRTILIDNHLYFKEGWKAFAKHHSLQYGDMLVFRYAQDSEFYVDMFDNTCCLREPVATSPALILPGQGNKNHPETAADELILSSEFPSFKRTMQKTNVKSNGYLQIPLQFGRMYMKKITNYTSKLVSLDKGWVVQLLRGDKRVFKKGWSNFAKENSLELDDVCVFQLINAKDNTFEVTIFKKPGNEQGTLGSVL; from the exons ATGACAAAAACGCTCAACCGTTCCAGGAGAAATCCTTCGTTCATGAAGCTTCTATTTAGTGATTTCAGCAAGAAACTG CTGATTCCACCCAAGTTTGCGAGGCTTCATCCAGGAACTTTGCCTAAAAAATGTACACTAAAGCCAACTGGTACACAAAGCTCATGGCCTGTGAGAACAATACTGATTGACAACCACTTGTATTTCAAAGAAGGATGGAAAGCATTTGCTAAACATCACTCTTTACAATACGGCGACATGCTTGTTTTTCGGTATgctcaagattcagagttttatgTGGATATGTTTGATAATACTTGCTGTTTAAGAGAACCTGTTGCTACCAGCCCTGCTCTCATACTACCTG GACAAGGAAATAAGAATCACCCTGAAACAGCAGCGGACGAGTTAATCTTAAGCTCAGAATTTCCTTCATTTAAAAGGACCATGCAAAAAACTAATGTGAAAAGCAATGGATATCTG CAAATCCCATTGCAGTTTGGACGAATGTACATGAAAAAAATCACTAACTACACTTCGAAGCTTGTGTCCTTAGATAAAGGTTGGGTTGTTCAATTATTGAGAGGTGACAAAAGAGTTTTTAAAAAAGGTTGGTCCAACTTTGCGAAGGAGAACTCTTTAGAGCTTGATGATGTTTGTGTCTTTCAGCTGATCAACGCCAAGGATAACACTTTTGAAGTTACAATATTCAAAAAACCA GGAAATGAACAGGGAACTCTGGGGAGCGTACTTTGA
- the LOC108212545 gene encoding protein FAR1-RELATED SEQUENCE 3-like, translating to MREKDEDYKTFHRSRCMQMKTALEHHAASIYMKGMFRRFQEKLVESSKYFVEKDRDRSLEDVEDTFYKCYRPLMRVSLRITYLVSFTKASLRGSCICRMYDNVGIPCRHIIAVLTKRCVVELPEHFVKRRWTRDANRVDGKLPYHTSEVESPSHEMTPTERFNHMTLVTMAFSHSCMASKERYEYAVGVINRETEILESMPVDGVEVENEGGEFNPKTTGEGGEKMHGSILDPLVSKMKGRKKEYRFKSPVEELTKTKRKYRYCNMLGYDVGMCPKKKEDDLRKDETA from the coding sequence ATGCGTGAGAAAGACGAGGATTACAAGACGTTTCATAGAAGTCGCTGCATGCAAATGAAAACCGCTCTGGAGCACCACGCAGCTTCCATTTATATGAAAGGAATGTTTCGAAGATTTCAGGAAAAATTGGTTGAATCATCTAAGTACTTTGTGGAGAAAGATAGAGATCGGTCCTTGGAAGATGTTGAAGACACATTCTACAAATGTTATAGACCGTTGATGCGTGTTTCTCTAAGAATCACGTATCTTGTATCATTCACCAAGGCGTCATTACGGGGTTCATGCATTTGTAGAATGTATGACAATGTCGGCATACCATGCCGTCACATTATTGCCGTCTTGACGAAGAGGTGTGTGGTGGAACTACCGGAACATTTTGTGAAACGGCGTTGGACAAGGGACGCCAATAGAGTTGATGGCAAGTTGCCATATCACACGTCCGAAGTTGAATCACCATCTCATGAAATGACTCCCACGGAAAGATTCAACCACATGACATTAGTCACCATGGCGTTTAGTCATAGTTGCATGGCATCGAAAGAGCGGTATGAGTATGCCGTTGGGGTTATTAATCGGGAAACAGAAATACTTGAGAGCATGCCCGTTGACGGGGTCGAGGTCGAAAATGAGGGAGGTGAATTCAATCCAAAAACAACTGGAGAAGGTGGTGAGAAAATGCATGGGAGTATCCTTGACCCCTTGGTGTCGAAAATGAAGGGACGGAAAAAAGAGTACCGCTTTAAAAGCCCTGTTGAGGAacttacaaaaacaaaaagaaaataccGATATTGCAATATGTTGGGATATGATGTTGGGATGTGtcccaaaaaaaaagaagatgatttaagaaaagatgaaactgccTAA
- the LOC108212543 gene encoding protein FAR1-RELATED SEQUENCE 5-like — protein MYVCNLAGDNRGKNPVEDDEILIGSLGSVKGKRGRDVLPRSGCKVRMYLVNKKKTSHWEITALELEHNHEVVTPSKMSLIRRERHVSAAQKNLIKTLHVSGVPPRQQMNIFGKMHGGAEQVGFNSQHLINVVRDFRKDNMGVNDAQAGLDLLYRLQEESGGKFFIKTLLDDEQRLKCLVWVDPHSLMAYKNFGDVVAFDTTYRTNRYAMPFVPFTRVNHHNQSILFGFALVRDELKTTFEWVLSTWLEAMEGKEHLAIITDQDQAMAAAIESQLPNTSHLLCSWHISNKFPEKLATYYSKEGFKFDFNNCIYHSLTEVVFEDRWKALILKYNLEGNT, from the coding sequence ATGTATGTTTGTAATTTAGCGGGAGATAATCGTGGGAAAAACCCCGTTGAGGACGATGAAATTTTGATTGGCAGTCTTGGTAGTGTTAAGGGCAAACGGGGTAGAGATGTGCTTCCTAGGAGTGGTTGCAAAGTTAGAATGTACTTGGTTAATAAGAAAAAAACAAGTCATTGGGAGATAACCGCTTTGGAATTAGAACACAATCACGAAGTTGTTACTCCTTCTAAGATGAGTTTGATAAGACGGGAGAGACATGTGAGCGCGGCtcaaaaaaatttgatcaaGACCTTACATGTTTCAGGTGTCCCACCAAGACAACAAATGAATATTTTTGGTAAAATGCACGGAGGAGCGGAACAAGTAGGTTTTAATAGCCAACATCTAATAAACGTCGTACGTGATTTTAGGAAGGACAACATGGGAGTTAATGATGCTCAAGCCGGTTTGGATTTGTTGTACCGTTTGCAAGAAGAGAGCGGCGGTAAATTTTTCATCAAGACTCTCCTCGATGACGAACAAAGATTGAAGTGTCTTGTATGGGTCGATCCCCACTCTTTGATGGCCTACAAAAACTTCGGTGATGTGGTTGCGTTTGACACTACATACCGAACTAATAGGTATGCTATGCCGTTTGTGCCTTTCACCAGAGTCAACCATCACAATCAATCAATACTTTTTGGTTTTGCACTCGTTCGGGATGAATTGAAGACAACTTTTGAGTGGGTTTTGAGTACTTGGCTAGAAGCAATGGAAGGCAAAGAACACTTGGCTATCATAACCGATCAAGATCAAGCCATGGCCGCGGCTATTGAATCACAACTTCCGAACACATCACATTTGTTATGCTCATGGCACATTAGCAACAAATTCCCTGAGAAACTTGCAACATATTATTCCAAGGAaggttttaaatttgatttcaacaattgcatATATCACTCTTTGACCGAAGTTGTGTTTGAAGATCGGTGGAAGGCTTTGATTTTAAAGTACAATTTGGAAGGCAATACATGA
- the LOC108212547 gene encoding protein MAIN-LIKE 1-like, giving the protein MDDILSGPVSQAVIVDNSYHVSSDVWEGVERGPIECKASNRSLRNLVLSDAQKEILHMVGFSVFANPAIVLQNDTRLVSALVERWRTKTNTFFMRHGEMTVTLEDVGYILGLPVVGRPVVRDGIDGNQSYFESAWFEELTPEQVKEGYTRGGVRLTWLFETYGRADRGPDPRRIAVHTQAYMFFVVGSILFPTSCRNVVHPRYIRHLRTLSHVRTWSWGSVVLSYLYRGLTTAAQ; this is encoded by the coding sequence ATGGATGATATTTTGTCGGGTCCTGTTAGTCAAGCAGTTATCGTGGATAACTCATACCATGTAAGTTCAGATGTTTGGGAGGGAGTGGAGCGCGGTCCTATAGAGTGTAAGGCTAGTAACCGGTCCCTaaggaatttggttctttcgGATGCGCAGAAGGAGATCTTGCATATGGTTGGCTTTAGTGTGTTTGCCAACCCTGCCATTGTTCTTCAGAATGATACCAGGCTAGTTAGTGCACTAGTCGAGAGGTGGCGGACCAAGACCAATACCTTCTTCATGAGGCACGGGGAGATGACGGTCACTCTAGAGGATGTTGGGTACATACTAGGATTACCTGTTGTGGGTCGGCCAGTAGTCAGAGATGGTATTGACGGTAACCAGTCATATTTCGAGAGTGCATGGTTTGAGGAGTTGACTCCTGAGCAGGTGAAGGAGGGCTACACTAGAGGAGGGGTGAGGCTGACTTGGTTGTTTGAGACGTATGGGAGAGCTGATCGAGGTCCTGATCCGAGGCGTATAGCTGTTCACACACAGGCCTATATGTTCTTCGTGGTAGGCTCTATCCTTTTTCCTACTAGTTGTAGGAATGTTGTCCATCCGCGCTATATCAGGCATCTTCGAACACTGAGCCATGTGCGTACATGGTCGTGGGGATCAGTAGTCCTTTCATATCTGTACAGGGGTCTGACTACGGCTGCACAGTAG